A stretch of Saccharothrix texasensis DNA encodes these proteins:
- a CDS encoding carbohydrate ABC transporter permease, with translation MRPAVVGPGAEEAVAEAPARRPARSSPRRSRRGSRAERLAPFVLVAPAVLIIVALRLWPLALGVNFSFTGDGDRNGTSVGLDNYLTLFGDPLFRTALRNVGLLVLLLPVAVAIPGLLATFIYLRVPGHRIYRGVYFFPAVLSPVIVGAIFNLLLAYDGPVNAVLGVVGLGPVDWLGDPDVAIFAVVGVHVWATFGMALVVFLAGFSTLDRSLLDAARVDGASLPQTVWHVIVPGLTRTIQFVFVTTMIGMLTSMFGLLYVMTNGGPEASTYLPEYYIWVQQGQFNQPALASAASTALFLIMLVVGLAQVAVLRRAGREG, from the coding sequence GTGCGCCCGGCCGTCGTGGGGCCGGGCGCGGAGGAGGCGGTCGCCGAAGCGCCGGCCCGGCGACCGGCGCGGTCGTCCCCGCGGCGATCCCGTCGCGGGTCGCGGGCCGAGCGCCTGGCGCCGTTCGTCCTGGTGGCGCCCGCCGTGCTGATCATCGTGGCGCTGCGCCTGTGGCCGCTGGCGCTCGGGGTGAACTTCTCCTTCACCGGTGACGGCGACCGCAACGGCACCTCGGTCGGCCTGGACAACTACCTGACCCTGTTCGGCGACCCGCTGTTCCGGACCGCGCTGCGCAACGTCGGCCTGCTCGTGCTGCTGCTCCCCGTGGCCGTGGCGATCCCCGGGCTGCTCGCCACGTTCATCTACCTCCGCGTGCCCGGCCACCGGATCTACCGCGGCGTCTACTTCTTCCCGGCCGTGCTCTCCCCGGTGATCGTCGGGGCGATCTTCAACCTGCTGCTCGCCTACGACGGCCCGGTCAACGCGGTCCTGGGCGTGGTGGGGCTCGGGCCGGTGGACTGGCTGGGCGACCCGGACGTGGCGATCTTCGCCGTGGTCGGGGTGCACGTCTGGGCGACGTTCGGCATGGCGCTGGTCGTCTTCCTGGCCGGGTTCTCCACCCTGGACCGCTCGCTGCTGGACGCCGCCCGGGTGGACGGCGCGTCCCTGCCGCAGACCGTCTGGCACGTGATCGTCCCGGGCCTCACGCGCACGATCCAGTTCGTCTTCGTCACCACGATGATCGGCATGCTGACGTCGATGTTCGGCCTGCTGTACGTGATGACCAACGGCGGTCCGGAGGCGTCGACCTACCTGCCCGAGTACTACATCTGGGTCCAACAGGGGCAGTTCAACCAGCCCGCGCTCGCGTCCGCGGCGTCGACGGCGCTGTTCCTGATCATGCTCGTCGTGGGGCTGGCCCAGGTCGCCGTCCTGCGTCGCGCGGGCAGGGAGGGCTGA
- a CDS encoding carbohydrate ABC transporter permease, with protein sequence MAGRRVSKWVVAVPMALLALATVYPLVFTANVAVKTRREYVLDRFSPADALRWDNIAAAWTSVGMSRYFLNSALVVTCSVALLLLFGSMAGFALARLRFRGSSVLFLGCLAALFIPFQVIMIPLTRVMADAGLVDAYPGLVLAYVAQFLPFTVFLMTSYYSTVPAEIVDAARIDGNTVYGVFWRIMLPLGRPALLSVGVLNALFCWNDVLISLLMMPSADHRTLMVGVTSLRGQYSDDIPVFASGVLIAAVPVLVVYLFLQRQIADGVTAGATKG encoded by the coding sequence ATGGCCGGCCGACGGGTGTCGAAGTGGGTCGTCGCGGTGCCGATGGCGCTGCTCGCGCTGGCGACGGTCTACCCGTTGGTGTTCACCGCGAACGTCGCGGTGAAGACCCGGCGCGAGTACGTGCTCGACCGGTTCTCGCCGGCGGACGCACTGCGGTGGGACAACATCGCCGCGGCGTGGACCAGCGTCGGCATGTCCCGCTACTTCCTCAACTCGGCGCTGGTGGTGACGTGCTCGGTCGCGTTGCTGCTGCTGTTCGGGTCGATGGCCGGGTTCGCGCTCGCCCGGTTGCGGTTCCGAGGCTCTTCGGTGCTCTTCCTGGGTTGCCTCGCCGCGTTGTTCATCCCCTTCCAGGTGATCATGATCCCGCTCACCAGGGTGATGGCCGACGCGGGTCTCGTCGACGCGTACCCGGGGCTCGTCCTCGCGTACGTGGCGCAGTTCCTCCCGTTCACGGTCTTCCTGATGACCAGCTACTACTCGACGGTGCCCGCGGAGATCGTGGACGCCGCGCGGATCGACGGGAACACGGTGTACGGCGTGTTCTGGCGGATCATGCTGCCGCTGGGCAGGCCGGCACTGCTGTCGGTCGGTGTGCTCAACGCACTGTTCTGCTGGAACGACGTGCTCATCTCCTTGCTCATGATGCCGTCGGCAGACCATCGCACGCTCATGGTCGGGGTCACCTCGTTGCGGGGGCAGTACTCGGATGACATTCCCGTGTTCGCCTCCGGCGTGTTGATCGCCGCGGTGCCCGTCCTCGTCGTCTACCTGTTCCTGCAGCGCCAGATCGCCGACGGCGTCACCGCAGGGGCCACGAAGGGCTGA
- a CDS encoding mandelate racemase/muconate lactonizing enzyme family protein, whose translation MRITGYRTLTTVQDWGRPIGDANGVFADGVVRVPIVLVETDVGITGVGLGSHVEIDSIFAALEGEDPRGVTALYDRMLRQTFKAGHAGAVFGTIGALDTALWDIKAQAAGEPLWRLLGGRDRRVPAYASGVDIGLGDDELVALYENYAAHGLRVAKLKGGLDVDRDRDRLILVRDVLTAAGGGTRPGLMLDVNEALTRKQAVRHVSELERTLDLIWIEEPVRRWDAEGHAVVGRGVRASVASGENLTGIEQYRPLISTGAIDVVQAAAGWGITHFLRVSVLAHAHDLPVSPIGNTPVGLLHAATSVPNHLVSELQDLQPPSGISIDLHVEDGAFVLGDSPGLGIRVDEEAIGASRRRLAVPVTEGPHVRPERAGQRLLAVVQGVGTPPEPLHPLHS comes from the coding sequence ATGCGCATCACTGGTTACCGGACCCTCACCACCGTCCAGGACTGGGGCCGCCCGATCGGCGACGCCAACGGCGTCTTCGCCGACGGCGTCGTCCGGGTGCCGATCGTCCTCGTCGAGACGGACGTGGGCATCACCGGCGTCGGGCTCGGCTCCCACGTGGAGATCGACTCGATCTTCGCCGCTCTGGAGGGCGAGGACCCGCGCGGCGTCACCGCCCTCTACGACCGGATGCTGCGCCAGACGTTCAAGGCCGGTCACGCGGGCGCGGTCTTCGGCACCATCGGTGCCCTCGACACCGCGTTGTGGGACATCAAGGCGCAGGCCGCGGGCGAACCGCTGTGGCGGCTGCTCGGCGGGCGCGACCGCCGCGTGCCCGCGTACGCCTCCGGGGTGGACATCGGGCTGGGGGACGACGAGCTCGTGGCGCTGTACGAGAACTACGCCGCCCACGGCCTGCGGGTGGCGAAGCTCAAGGGAGGCCTCGACGTCGACCGGGACCGGGACCGCCTCATCCTGGTGCGCGACGTGCTCACCGCCGCCGGCGGGGGCACCCGGCCGGGGTTGATGCTCGACGTCAACGAAGCCCTGACCCGCAAGCAGGCGGTGCGCCACGTCAGCGAGCTCGAGCGCACGCTCGACCTGATCTGGATCGAGGAGCCGGTCCGGCGGTGGGACGCGGAGGGCCACGCGGTCGTCGGCCGCGGCGTCCGCGCGTCGGTCGCCAGCGGCGAGAACCTGACCGGCATCGAGCAGTACCGACCGCTGATCTCGACGGGGGCGATCGACGTCGTCCAGGCGGCGGCGGGCTGGGGCATCACCCACTTCCTGCGGGTCTCGGTGCTCGCCCACGCCCACGACCTGCCCGTCAGCCCCATCGGCAACACGCCGGTCGGGCTGCTGCACGCCGCCACGTCCGTGCCGAACCACCTGGTCAGCGAGTTGCAGGACCTGCAACCGCCCTCGGGGATCTCGATCGACCTGCACGTCGAGGACGGCGCCTTCGTGCTGGGCGACAGCCCGGGGCTGGGCATCCGCGTCGACGAGGAGGCGATCGGCGCGTCCCGCCGCCGGCTCGCCGTCCCGGTGACCGAGGGTCCGCACGTCCGGCCGGAACGCGCCGGGCAGCGCCTGCTGGCCGTGGTCCAGGGCGTCGGCACGCCACCGGAGCCGCTGCACCCCCTGCACTCCTGA
- a CDS encoding L-rhamnose mutarotase, with the protein MDRLQRYGMVTRLRPERRDDYLRLHAAVWPSVERMLIEANIRNFTIFLHGDLLFGYYEYTGEDHDADQARIAADPESQRWWALTDPCQESPTAPESPVRWEPMREVWHLTPDAAVPPPGAEPPLSR; encoded by the coding sequence GTGGACCGCTTGCAACGCTATGGGATGGTCACCCGGCTGCGACCGGAGCGGCGCGACGACTACCTCCGGCTGCACGCCGCGGTCTGGCCGTCCGTCGAGCGGATGCTGATCGAGGCCAACATCCGCAACTTCACCATCTTCCTGCACGGCGACCTGCTCTTCGGCTACTACGAGTACACCGGCGAGGACCACGACGCCGACCAGGCGCGGATCGCGGCCGATCCGGAGTCGCAGCGCTGGTGGGCCTTGACCGACCCGTGCCAGGAGTCGCCGACCGCCCCGGAGTCCCCGGTCCGCTGGGAGCCGATGCGCGAGGTGTGGCACCTGACCCCCGACGCCGCCGTGCCGCCGCCGGGCGCCGAGCCACCGCTGTCCCGCTAG